One segment of Anatilimnocola aggregata DNA contains the following:
- a CDS encoding DUF1802 family protein gives MTENSCDVALKEWAVICRALETGQQTILLRKGGIAEGAGVFRPDHARFWLYPTQFHQTAEQVTSDLVPLLSETAELRTAAGDLVLRSVAVVEEVRYLTSIEQALALCGLHGWSEDVVRQRFAYRQPGLFLFVLRVFRSEITNQVTESAEMAGCKSWVALPISFPIGRSTPALTSAAFDYAKQLIHSKLNS, from the coding sequence ATGACCGAAAACTCCTGCGATGTCGCGCTGAAGGAATGGGCTGTTATTTGCCGCGCGCTGGAGACGGGACAGCAGACGATTTTGCTGAGGAAGGGTGGCATCGCCGAAGGGGCAGGGGTCTTTCGTCCGGATCATGCTCGCTTCTGGCTCTATCCCACCCAGTTTCATCAAACGGCCGAGCAGGTCACAAGTGACTTGGTTCCACTGTTAAGTGAGACCGCTGAATTGCGAACCGCAGCCGGCGATCTGGTCTTGCGTTCAGTGGCAGTGGTTGAAGAAGTGCGCTATCTGACCTCCATCGAACAGGCGCTCGCTCTCTGCGGCCTACATGGCTGGAGCGAAGACGTCGTCCGCCAGCGTTTTGCCTATCGTCAGCCCGGACTCTTTCTCTTCGTGCTGCGTGTCTTTCGCAGCGAAATCACGAACCAGGTGACAGAATCCGCCGAGATGGCAGGCTGCAAGTCGTGGGTCGCTCTGCCTATTTCATTTCCCATCGGCAGATCGACTCCCGCTTTAACTTCAGCAGCATTCGACTATGCCAAACAACTTAT
- a CDS encoding Uma2 family endonuclease, whose product MSTAELTSPISPDWSLPNIGTLAQLVHQLGDLPLQRILLKPPPGSAGEADLLQCVEVEKVGCELADGTLVVKTMGYHESLIAMLLSFRLLEYLKANPLGMVAGESGICRLLPGLVRTPDVSFVSIERLKGLTDNELTFCPGAPDLCVEVLSAGNTRREMERKLHEYFEHGARLVWYVDPARRTARAFSSVDNVLEIDVDGTLSGSDVLPGLTISLRDFFAEYDKHLARLPIQLKPPSPSDA is encoded by the coding sequence ATGTCGACTGCTGAACTAACCTCGCCGATTTCACCAGACTGGTCGCTGCCAAACATCGGGACACTCGCGCAGCTGGTCCATCAACTGGGCGACTTGCCGCTGCAGCGCATTCTATTGAAGCCACCGCCGGGCTCTGCAGGCGAAGCGGACTTGTTGCAATGCGTTGAAGTAGAGAAAGTCGGTTGCGAACTTGCTGACGGCACGCTGGTGGTGAAAACGATGGGGTACCACGAATCACTGATTGCCATGCTCCTCAGCTTTCGCTTGCTCGAATACCTGAAAGCGAATCCGCTTGGAATGGTCGCGGGGGAATCCGGGATCTGCCGCTTGTTGCCGGGATTGGTACGAACCCCTGACGTGAGCTTTGTTTCCATCGAAAGGCTGAAGGGACTGACGGACAACGAGCTTACTTTCTGTCCCGGCGCTCCCGACCTATGCGTCGAAGTGCTCTCCGCAGGAAATACGCGACGGGAGATGGAGCGGAAGCTGCACGAGTACTTCGAACATGGTGCCCGCTTGGTTTGGTACGTCGATCCCGCGCGGCGCACAGCACGTGCGTTCAGTTCAGTGGATAACGTTCTGGAGATCGACGTCGATGGTACCCTTTCAGGCAGTGACGTCCTTCCCGGCCTGACGATATCGCTGCGCGACTTTTTTGCTGAATACGATAAGCACTTAGCCCGGCTGCCGATCCAACTCAAACCACCGTCGCCATCTGACGCATGA
- the pepF gene encoding oligoendopeptidase F, whose translation MNKVVRLPKRSDVKTADTWDLSTLCKSEQDWELQFKKLEKMIAGFEKFRGKLGDGAKTVLAFLKFDADFDQVAENVGGYAHLRATEDQTDNAAQSMVAKFQNLATKASQAASYFRPELLALPEAKLQEYLASKELKAWKLVLERIIRFKPHTLSPREEEIVAMQGEMAGAANQAFRQLLDADLKFGNVKDEKGQQVELSNSTFIKLLVSSDRKVRKTAFLQYYEQFKGHENTLAATLNGSIQKDVYYSKVRGFKSAREGALFPDNVPTAVYDNLIAAVRKNLPAVHQYYDVRRRKMKLKDIHHYDTYVPILSDLEVKRTWNQAVKLVMESLRPLGSEYCSVLEEGLLGRWCDRYPNQGKNSGAFSSGSYTGYPYILMNYKEDVFNDVFTLTHEAGHSMHTWHSAKHQPYQYYGYVIFVAEVASTFNEMLLSHHLIKQAKDKRQRAYLINREIDDIRGTVIRQTMFAEFEKITHAMAEAGEPLTVQSMRSAYRELLDAYFGPNFAIDEELSLECFRIPHFYRAFYVYKYATGLSAAIALSRKVLNGGPTELASYLNFLKGGCSKDPLDLLRDAGVDMEKPEAVDTTLAHFNSLVKELDELL comes from the coding sequence ATGAATAAAGTCGTGCGTCTTCCGAAGCGGTCCGATGTGAAAACTGCCGACACCTGGGATCTCTCTACTCTCTGCAAGAGTGAACAAGACTGGGAACTGCAGTTCAAGAAGCTCGAAAAGATGATCGCGGGCTTCGAGAAGTTTCGCGGCAAACTTGGCGACGGCGCGAAAACGGTGCTGGCGTTTTTGAAGTTCGACGCCGACTTCGATCAGGTTGCCGAAAACGTCGGCGGCTATGCCCACCTGCGGGCCACCGAAGATCAAACCGATAATGCGGCGCAGTCGATGGTCGCCAAGTTCCAGAATCTGGCAACCAAGGCGTCGCAAGCCGCCTCGTACTTTCGGCCTGAGTTGCTCGCGCTTCCTGAAGCCAAGCTGCAAGAATACTTAGCCTCGAAAGAGCTGAAAGCCTGGAAGCTCGTCCTTGAGCGCATCATCCGCTTCAAGCCTCACACCCTTTCGCCGCGCGAAGAAGAGATCGTGGCGATGCAGGGAGAAATGGCTGGCGCCGCGAACCAGGCCTTCCGCCAACTGCTCGATGCCGACCTCAAGTTCGGCAATGTGAAAGACGAGAAGGGGCAACAAGTCGAACTCTCGAACTCGACGTTCATAAAGCTGCTCGTCTCGTCCGATCGCAAGGTCCGCAAAACGGCCTTCCTTCAATACTACGAGCAGTTTAAGGGGCACGAGAATACTCTCGCAGCCACGCTGAATGGGTCCATTCAGAAGGATGTGTACTACTCCAAAGTGCGCGGCTTCAAGAGTGCTCGCGAAGGCGCACTCTTTCCAGACAATGTGCCGACAGCCGTGTACGACAACCTGATCGCTGCGGTTCGCAAGAACTTGCCCGCGGTCCATCAGTACTACGACGTGCGACGTCGCAAAATGAAGTTGAAGGACATTCATCACTACGACACCTACGTGCCGATCCTCAGCGACTTGGAAGTGAAGCGCACTTGGAACCAGGCCGTCAAACTGGTGATGGAATCTCTGCGGCCCCTCGGCAGCGAATATTGCAGCGTGCTGGAAGAAGGTTTGCTGGGCCGTTGGTGCGATCGTTACCCGAACCAGGGTAAGAATAGCGGCGCGTTCAGCAGTGGCAGCTATACGGGCTATCCCTACATTCTGATGAACTACAAGGAAGACGTGTTCAACGACGTCTTCACGCTCACGCACGAAGCGGGGCACTCGATGCACACCTGGCACTCGGCCAAGCATCAGCCCTATCAGTATTACGGCTATGTGATTTTTGTCGCGGAAGTGGCCAGCACGTTTAACGAGATGCTCCTTAGCCATCATTTGATCAAGCAGGCGAAGGATAAGCGGCAGCGAGCTTACCTGATCAATCGCGAGATCGACGACATTCGCGGCACCGTCATCCGCCAAACGATGTTCGCCGAGTTCGAAAAAATCACGCATGCCATGGCCGAAGCGGGGGAACCGCTCACCGTGCAATCGATGCGTTCTGCGTACCGCGAATTGCTCGACGCCTACTTCGGGCCGAACTTCGCCATCGACGAAGAACTATCGCTCGAGTGCTTCCGCATTCCGCACTTCTACCGCGCGTTCTACGTCTACAAGTACGCCACCGGCCTCAGTGCTGCGATTGCGCTCAGTCGCAAGGTGCTCAACGGCGGACCCACCGAACTCGCCAGCTACCTCAATTTCCTCAAGGGAGGTTGCTCGAAAGATCCGCTCGACCTGCTCCGCGACGCCGGCGTCGACATGGAGAAGCCCGAAGCCGTCGATACCACGCTGGCGCATTTCAATAGCCTGGTAAAGGAACTCGACGAGTTGTTGTAG
- a CDS encoding GlcG/HbpS family heme-binding protein — translation MLYPLRSRCFCLAPALLLAMFAVPANAQPADGGAKALITGGHYQLTLAGAEKILAAAKSKAEEMNLKVNIAVVDDGGHPLAFQRMDGARPASLYTAITKASASATLRAATGPLPPGTKEPDVWLNLSLQFAAGQSGGKLTTLKGGVPVIVAGEVIGAVGVGGGTGEQDAEIAAAGIAALMKQLAKPE, via the coding sequence ATGCTTTATCCGCTGCGGTCTCGTTGCTTCTGCCTGGCACCCGCACTCCTGCTAGCAATGTTTGCCGTTCCCGCCAACGCTCAACCTGCGGACGGCGGCGCTAAGGCACTTATTACCGGGGGCCATTATCAATTGACGTTAGCCGGAGCGGAGAAGATTCTGGCTGCTGCGAAGTCGAAGGCTGAGGAGATGAATTTGAAAGTGAATATCGCCGTGGTCGACGACGGTGGTCATCCGCTTGCTTTTCAGCGGATGGACGGCGCTCGACCGGCCAGTTTGTATACGGCGATCACCAAGGCCAGTGCTTCGGCCACACTTCGCGCAGCGACGGGGCCGCTACCGCCGGGAACCAAAGAACCCGATGTGTGGTTGAACTTGAGTCTGCAGTTTGCCGCGGGGCAAAGCGGAGGAAAACTCACCACGTTGAAAGGTGGCGTGCCGGTGATCGTCGCAGGAGAGGTGATCGGCGCGGTTGGTGTTGGTGGCGGCACCGGTGAGCAAGATGCAGAGATTGCCGCCGCGGGGATTGCTGCACTCATGAAGCAACTGGCCAAACCAGAGTAA
- a CDS encoding HsdM family class I SAM-dependent methyltransferase translates to MAGPFSAPEHEPTLSRAARRARGVFYTPVEVAEWITRETLGPLIAEWNGTTIPPKVIDPACGGGVFLTAAARLIKERCDELGISTRAWKEVCGQAIYGCDIDPQAVATAHEQLPDLPPENIRCADSLVEAKWGEFAAVIGNPPYVNIRELARAQSPATVQSLRGRYQTARGNFDLYVLFIERALELLQPGGRLGFIVPNKWGTLDYAAPLRELLLQTTTLEQIVDLSSLRVFPQASTYPQVIVLSKRPAPAKHLIRIGQSSDSLTKGLSTRSISQATLSSRAFVLGSDLRLEERVPTVPLEQVCTLHSGASGYAAEKMARLLFEQERSANCGDDGVDFIVSGNIDRYAIERGNVRFLKKLWMKPRLSLNSPQLSAQKQRLYREPKIVFSGMSRRLEAAYDEQGCALGVQVYAAAEMQIEPFYLLGLLNSKLLSYLFRERFAAKRLAGGYLAINKGQLAQLPIRIVDASDPRALNRQRSISSLAQQLHRAPDLALDQQLDELVYELYEVSAPEREAIETSFASPPAVKRGSRAA, encoded by the coding sequence ATGGCTGGCCCTTTCTCCGCACCCGAGCACGAACCGACGCTATCGCGTGCCGCGCGCCGCGCGCGAGGGGTTTTCTATACGCCGGTGGAAGTGGCCGAGTGGATCACACGCGAAACGCTCGGGCCGCTGATTGCGGAGTGGAACGGAACCACTATTCCGCCGAAAGTCATCGACCCGGCCTGCGGTGGTGGTGTCTTCTTGACGGCTGCTGCGCGGCTCATCAAAGAACGCTGCGACGAACTGGGAATCAGCACACGAGCGTGGAAGGAAGTTTGCGGGCAAGCGATCTACGGCTGCGATATCGATCCACAGGCCGTCGCAACTGCGCACGAGCAATTGCCAGATCTGCCGCCAGAGAACATCCGCTGCGCCGATTCGTTAGTGGAGGCAAAGTGGGGCGAATTTGCGGCAGTGATTGGCAATCCGCCGTATGTCAACATTCGGGAACTAGCGCGGGCGCAGTCACCCGCTACGGTGCAATCGCTGCGCGGGCGATATCAAACGGCTCGCGGTAACTTTGATCTGTACGTCCTGTTCATCGAACGGGCGCTTGAACTGTTGCAGCCCGGCGGCAGGCTGGGATTCATTGTGCCGAACAAATGGGGCACGCTCGATTACGCCGCGCCACTGCGCGAGCTGCTGCTGCAGACGACTACGCTGGAACAGATCGTCGACTTATCCTCGCTGCGGGTCTTTCCGCAGGCGAGTACCTATCCGCAAGTGATCGTGCTGAGTAAGCGGCCAGCCCCAGCGAAGCATCTGATTCGAATAGGCCAGAGCAGTGACTCTCTTACGAAGGGCTTGAGTACACGAAGCATTTCGCAGGCAACGTTGTCGTCGCGAGCGTTCGTGCTGGGAAGTGATCTGCGACTGGAAGAACGTGTTCCTACGGTTCCTCTCGAACAAGTTTGCACGTTGCATAGCGGAGCGTCGGGCTACGCGGCTGAAAAAATGGCCAGGCTGTTGTTCGAGCAAGAGCGCTCGGCGAACTGCGGGGACGATGGCGTCGACTTTATTGTGAGCGGCAATATCGATCGATATGCCATTGAGCGGGGTAACGTCCGCTTCCTGAAAAAACTGTGGATGAAGCCGCGACTAAGTTTGAACTCGCCGCAGTTGAGCGCGCAAAAGCAGCGGCTCTATCGCGAACCCAAGATCGTCTTCAGCGGGATGAGTCGGCGATTGGAAGCCGCCTACGATGAACAAGGCTGCGCGCTGGGGGTGCAAGTGTATGCTGCGGCCGAGATGCAGATCGAGCCGTTTTATCTGCTAGGACTATTGAACTCGAAGTTGCTGAGTTACCTGTTTCGTGAACGTTTTGCCGCGAAACGACTGGCTGGCGGTTATCTGGCGATTAACAAAGGTCAACTCGCGCAGTTGCCGATTCGTATCGTCGATGCCAGTGATCCACGCGCGCTCAATCGTCAGCGCAGCATTAGCTCACTCGCACAGCAATTGCATCGCGCACCGGATCTTGCTCTCGACCAGCAACTCGATGAGTTGGTGTACGAGTTGTACGAGGTCAGTGCGCCGGAGCGAGAAGCGATTGAGACGTCGTTTGCTTCACCGCCCGCCGTCAAGCGTGGTTCTCGCGCCGCTTAG
- a CDS encoding dienelactone hydrolase family protein produces the protein MLRRTLLVACGVLVVCLAQPALAKEGEPLAGSKRLELQGDIAAQMVAGIDRFLLKQLAAAPAGRERRWGPEFDTTGHYIRTIEPFRQRLAHILGVRDERTKFAAPELIATTEQPAKIATGKKFEVFRVRWPTVRGIQAEGLLLVPLDKKFVADIVAIPSAEQTPEQLCGLSEGIAPESQYARRLAQSGCRVLVPAIISRRMQKRSFGGGDRGPNLTDREFVYRPAFEMGRHILGYEVQQVLAGVDWFAREAGNDDPTIGVIGYGDGGQLAMYAAALDQRIDAACVSGYFGPREGVWQEPLDRNVQGLVELYGDAEVASLIVPRALTIDSTPGPNIKLPSEGGGPADYVFPQPAAIQAEIDRLLKISDQVPLKPKGFASRNLAISAESAGQFCETRTLLSFLRQLCGPNGSVDTSEVMPEKNGPLPDVAERQSRLVKQLVDDTQLLLQDSPKVRSEFMRELYAVKDLEVYRGVVGKYRAMFAANAIGYLDELSLTMNPRTRQTYETDKWIGYEVQLDVVDDVFAYGVLLVPKDLKPGEKRPVVVCQHGLEGRPVDTFQGNHYAYHDFAAKLCERGFITFAPQNIYIGKDNFRTLQRKANPLGLTLFSIMVPQHQQICNWLKQLPMVDGERIGFYGLSYGGKSAMRIPPLVPDYCLSICSADFNEWISKNASTRLPFSYVWTGEYEIFEFDLGNTFNYSEMAALIAPRPFMVERGHTDGVSTDEWVAHEYAKVFYHYNHRLKIGDRCEMEIFDGPHTINGKGTFDFLHKHLKWAAK, from the coding sequence ATGCTGCGTCGAACCCTGCTTGTTGCTTGCGGTGTGCTGGTCGTTTGTCTCGCGCAGCCAGCCTTGGCCAAAGAGGGTGAGCCGCTGGCAGGGTCGAAGCGACTAGAACTTCAGGGCGACATTGCCGCGCAAATGGTCGCGGGCATCGATCGCTTTCTGCTCAAGCAACTGGCGGCAGCGCCCGCGGGTAGAGAGAGGCGGTGGGGGCCAGAGTTTGATACGACGGGCCACTACATCCGCACGATTGAGCCGTTTCGTCAGCGACTGGCTCACATCCTGGGCGTGCGCGATGAGCGAACGAAGTTCGCGGCGCCGGAACTGATCGCCACGACCGAGCAGCCGGCGAAGATTGCCACCGGGAAAAAATTTGAAGTCTTCCGCGTCCGTTGGCCAACGGTCCGCGGTATTCAAGCGGAAGGCCTGTTGCTCGTTCCTCTCGATAAGAAGTTCGTTGCCGACATCGTGGCCATTCCGTCGGCTGAACAGACACCGGAGCAGCTATGCGGGCTCAGTGAAGGAATTGCACCGGAGTCGCAGTATGCGCGCAGGCTCGCGCAAAGTGGTTGCCGCGTGTTGGTGCCGGCGATTATCAGCCGGCGAATGCAGAAGCGGTCTTTCGGGGGCGGCGATCGGGGGCCGAATTTGACCGACCGCGAATTTGTCTATCGTCCGGCGTTCGAAATGGGTCGGCACATTCTCGGGTACGAAGTACAGCAAGTGTTGGCCGGCGTCGATTGGTTCGCGCGCGAAGCTGGCAATGATGATCCCACCATCGGCGTGATCGGCTATGGCGACGGCGGCCAGTTGGCCATGTATGCCGCGGCCCTCGATCAGCGGATCGATGCTGCCTGCGTGAGTGGTTACTTCGGCCCGCGCGAAGGAGTCTGGCAGGAACCGCTCGACCGGAATGTGCAGGGGCTGGTCGAACTTTACGGCGACGCTGAAGTGGCAAGCCTCATCGTGCCTCGGGCGCTGACGATCGACAGTACACCGGGGCCGAACATCAAGTTGCCCAGCGAAGGAGGTGGGCCAGCCGACTATGTATTTCCCCAGCCAGCTGCCATTCAGGCTGAGATTGATCGTCTGCTGAAGATCAGTGACCAAGTCCCTCTCAAACCGAAGGGATTTGCCTCGCGGAATCTGGCGATATCAGCGGAGTCGGCCGGTCAGTTTTGTGAAACACGGACTCTGCTTTCGTTCCTGAGGCAATTGTGCGGACCGAATGGTTCGGTCGATACGTCTGAGGTGATGCCCGAGAAAAATGGTCCACTCCCCGATGTTGCCGAGCGGCAATCGCGACTCGTGAAACAGTTAGTCGACGATACGCAGTTGCTGCTGCAAGATAGCCCCAAGGTTCGCAGCGAGTTCATGCGCGAGCTGTATGCCGTCAAGGATCTCGAGGTATACCGCGGTGTTGTTGGAAAGTATCGAGCGATGTTCGCAGCCAACGCCATTGGTTACCTAGATGAATTGTCTTTGACGATGAACCCGCGCACGCGGCAGACCTACGAAACAGACAAATGGATCGGCTACGAAGTGCAACTCGATGTGGTGGACGACGTATTTGCTTACGGGGTGCTGCTGGTGCCGAAGGATTTGAAGCCGGGTGAGAAGCGGCCGGTGGTCGTTTGTCAGCATGGTCTCGAAGGGCGTCCGGTCGATACGTTTCAAGGGAATCACTATGCGTATCACGACTTTGCCGCCAAGCTGTGCGAGCGCGGGTTTATCACGTTCGCGCCACAGAACATTTACATCGGCAAGGATAACTTTCGCACGTTGCAGCGGAAGGCGAATCCGCTGGGGCTGACATTGTTCTCGATCATGGTGCCGCAGCATCAGCAGATTTGTAACTGGCTGAAGCAATTGCCGATGGTCGATGGCGAGCGAATCGGCTTTTATGGCCTCTCGTACGGCGGCAAGAGTGCGATGCGGATTCCGCCGCTCGTTCCCGACTACTGCCTGTCGATTTGTTCGGCCGACTTCAACGAGTGGATCTCGAAAAACGCTTCGACCCGGCTGCCCTTCAGCTATGTCTGGACCGGCGAGTACGAAATCTTCGAGTTCGATCTAGGGAACACGTTCAACTACAGCGAGATGGCTGCGCTCATCGCGCCGCGCCCGTTCATGGTCGAGCGTGGGCACACGGACGGTGTCTCCACCGATGAGTGGGTCGCACACGAATACGCAAAAGTGTTCTATCACTACAATCATCGCTTGAAGATCGGCGACCGCTGCGAAATGGAAATCTTCGACGGCCCCCATACCATCAACGGCAAAGGAACGTTCGACTTTTTGCATAAGCATTTGAAGTGGGCAGCGAAATAA
- a CDS encoding metallophosphoesterase family protein, translating to MRRAILSDIHGNIEALDAVLADVQTQSVDEIACLGDIVGYGPNPRQCVDKVMNFAWSVLGNHDQGALYDPEGFSSGAERAIFWTRDQLENSQEDSAAIARRWEYLSELPRVKRDGRLMFVHGSARNPLSEYVFPEDIYNPRKLERIFALIERFCFQGHTHVPGVFTEDGKFLSPGEINNKYTLAGNKAMFNVGSVGQPRDGDPRASYVIQTDTHVEFRRVAYPVAKTIEKIKAVPELDPFLGDRLRDGK from the coding sequence GTGCGGCGGGCGATTCTTAGCGACATTCACGGCAACATCGAGGCACTCGATGCCGTGCTGGCCGATGTGCAGACCCAAAGCGTGGACGAAATCGCCTGCCTGGGAGATATCGTCGGCTATGGCCCCAATCCGCGGCAATGCGTCGATAAGGTGATGAACTTCGCCTGGTCGGTGCTTGGTAATCACGATCAGGGCGCGCTCTACGATCCCGAAGGTTTCAGTAGCGGGGCGGAGCGGGCCATCTTTTGGACCCGCGATCAGCTTGAGAATTCGCAGGAGGATTCGGCGGCGATTGCCCGGCGGTGGGAGTACCTGAGCGAACTCCCCCGGGTGAAACGGGACGGCAGATTGATGTTCGTGCATGGCTCGGCCCGCAATCCGCTCAGCGAATACGTCTTTCCCGAAGACATCTACAACCCGCGCAAACTGGAGCGAATCTTCGCGCTGATCGAGCGGTTCTGCTTTCAGGGGCACACGCACGTGCCGGGCGTCTTCACCGAGGATGGCAAGTTCCTTAGCCCGGGCGAAATCAACAACAAGTACACACTGGCCGGCAACAAGGCCATGTTCAATGTCGGCAGCGTCGGTCAGCCTCGTGACGGCGATCCGCGGGCCTCCTATGTGATCCAGACCGATACGCACGTCGAATTTCGCCGCGTGGCCTATCCGGTGGCTAAGACGATCGAGAAGATCAAAGCGGTTCCTGAGCTTGATCCGTTCCTCGGCGACCGATTGCGGGACGGGAAATAG
- a CDS encoding outer membrane protein assembly factor BamB family protein, whose amino-acid sequence MRLRMLAAGLAVLGWQGFAQAENWPQFRGPTGAGLVSEEKLTTEWGNEKNIAWKVEVPGAAWSQPVVWGDKIFVTTAVTENQTKPKSGGGGFGGGGFGGGFGGRPGSGRPGGSGSDAGDTKKGETPKAGDGGSDNSRDDEPRQPPRGSGFGGRPGSPGSGRPGGFGGGFGGGGFGGRGSSPPNAVYRWKVLCLDRATGKVLWENLAKEGKPTISIHSTNTYASETPVTDGERLYAYFGMTGLFCYDLDGKLLWKKDVDSYPMMNGWGAGSSPALDGNRLFIQCDNEEKSFLVAFDKKSGDELWRVSRNEKSNWSTPFVWKNKERTELVTGGGTKMRSYDPATGKLLWELGGSVSRCSATPVGDAELLYVGSGGGMGGNGPLCAVKAGASGDVTPGDDGTGPGVEWTVERAGPPMASPLLYRGNLYVLDQRGGVLSCFDAKTGKQHFKQRLPSAKGFTSSPWAGDGKVFCLDESGQTFVLEAGNELKVLATNKLDDMFWSSAAIAGDQLLLRGIDRLYCIKQ is encoded by the coding sequence ATGCGGTTACGCATGCTGGCAGCCGGTTTGGCAGTGCTTGGTTGGCAAGGGTTCGCTCAGGCGGAGAATTGGCCGCAGTTTCGGGGGCCGACGGGGGCGGGGCTCGTGAGCGAAGAGAAGCTGACGACCGAGTGGGGGAACGAGAAGAACATTGCTTGGAAGGTGGAAGTTCCCGGCGCGGCGTGGTCGCAGCCCGTGGTGTGGGGAGACAAGATCTTCGTGACCACGGCGGTGACCGAGAATCAAACCAAGCCGAAGTCTGGTGGTGGCGGCTTTGGAGGTGGTGGGTTCGGTGGCGGTTTCGGTGGTCGTCCTGGCAGCGGCCGACCGGGTGGTTCCGGGAGCGACGCGGGCGATACCAAGAAGGGGGAGACTCCCAAGGCTGGTGACGGCGGCTCTGACAACAGCCGCGACGATGAACCTCGCCAGCCTCCGCGCGGCAGCGGGTTCGGTGGTCGTCCTGGTTCTCCGGGTTCGGGTCGTCCCGGTGGTTTTGGCGGCGGCTTTGGAGGAGGCGGCTTTGGGGGACGAGGCAGCAGTCCGCCGAATGCGGTCTATCGCTGGAAGGTGCTGTGCCTGGATCGAGCCACGGGCAAGGTGCTGTGGGAAAATCTCGCCAAGGAAGGGAAGCCCACGATCTCGATTCATAGTACGAACACCTATGCTTCGGAAACGCCGGTTACCGATGGTGAGCGGTTGTATGCCTACTTCGGGATGACCGGGCTGTTTTGCTACGACCTCGACGGCAAGCTGCTGTGGAAGAAGGATGTCGATTCCTATCCCATGATGAATGGCTGGGGCGCGGGAAGTTCGCCGGCTCTCGATGGGAATCGCCTGTTCATTCAATGCGACAATGAAGAGAAGTCGTTCCTGGTGGCCTTTGATAAAAAGTCGGGGGACGAGTTGTGGCGCGTCTCGCGCAATGAGAAGTCGAACTGGTCGACCCCCTTCGTCTGGAAGAACAAAGAGCGGACCGAACTGGTAACCGGTGGCGGCACGAAGATGCGGTCGTACGATCCGGCCACTGGTAAGTTGCTGTGGGAACTTGGCGGCAGCGTGAGCCGGTGCTCGGCGACGCCGGTGGGTGATGCCGAACTGCTGTACGTCGGCAGCGGTGGTGGGATGGGTGGCAATGGTCCGCTCTGTGCGGTGAAGGCCGGCGCAAGTGGCGACGTCACGCCTGGCGACGATGGCACCGGCCCCGGCGTGGAATGGACCGTCGAGCGGGCTGGGCCGCCGATGGCCTCTCCCCTGCTCTATCGCGGCAATCTGTATGTCCTCGATCAGCGCGGCGGCGTGCTGAGTTGCTTTGATGCCAAGACGGGGAAGCAGCATTTCAAACAACGGCTGCCCAGTGCCAAGGGCTTTACCTCATCCCCTTGGGCCGGCGATGGAAAAGTCTTCTGCCTGGATGAAAGTGGCCAGACTTTTGTGCTGGAAGCGGGGAATGAGTTGAAGGTGCTGGCCACCAATAAGCTCGACGATATGTTCTGGTCGTCGGCCGCGATCGCCGGCGATCAATTACTGCTCCGCGGCATCGACCGGTTATATTGCATCAAGCAGTAG